One segment of Thermodesulfobacteriota bacterium DNA contains the following:
- a CDS encoding archease, which produces MKRYELIDHTADLGIEVYGRDLRELFQNAGVALFEIICDTSEVTESLEKRVYVDGEDLEQLMVVWLGELLYLYDTERLLFKRFEVEDIGEKRLTATVYGEEFQEGHHTIKTEIKAVTYHQIQVRQEEGRWIARVIFDL; this is translated from the coding sequence GTGAAGAGATATGAACTCATAGACCATACTGCGGATCTGGGAATAGAGGTTTACGGAAGGGACTTGAGAGAACTCTTTCAGAACGCGGGAGTAGCATTGTTTGAAATAATATGTGACACATCTGAAGTAACAGAGTCTCTTGAAAAAAGGGTATATGTAGATGGTGAAGACCTGGAACAGCTAATGGTAGTATGGTTAGGAGAGCTTTTGTATTTATATGATACAGAAAGGCTGCTCTTTAAACGCTTCGAGGTTGAAGATATAGGGGAGAAAAGGCTTACTGCGACTGTTTATGGAGAAGAATTTCAGGAAGGTCATCATACTATTAAAACTGAGATTAAGGCTGTTACTTACCATCAGATTCAGGTAAGGCAGGAAGAGGGTAGATGGATAGCCAGGGTGATATTTGATCTTTAA
- a CDS encoding type II toxin-antitoxin system HicB family antitoxin, with translation MKLKVILEPSEEGGYTIIVPSLPGCISEGESKEEALQNIREAIELYLEPVEDDQTFAPNAELMELAL, from the coding sequence ATGAAGCTTAAAGTCATTCTGGAACCCAGTGAAGAGGGGGGATATACGATCATTGTTCCATCACTTCCTGGTTGTATCTCAGAAGGAGAATCGAAGGAGGAGGCTCTACAGAATATTCGAGAGGCAATTGAATTGTATCTAGAACCGGTAGAAGATGATCAAACCTTTGCACCTAATGCTGAATTGATGGAACTGGCTTTATGA
- a CDS encoding type II toxin-antitoxin system HicA family toxin, producing MSKVPSLSYDKIIRALQRDGWVIVRSKGSHIRLQKHIVNETLKLTIPAHQPVKRSTLAHILKQARLTVDDFLNLI from the coding sequence ATGAGCAAAGTCCCAAGTCTCTCTTACGATAAGATCATTCGAGCACTTCAGCGAGATGGATGGGTCATAGTCAGATCAAAAGGGAGCCACATTCGTCTTCAAAAACATATAGTGAATGAGACGCTTAAACTGACAATTCCTGCTCATCAGCCGGTCAAGCGGTCTACACTCGCTCACATCCTTAAACAGGCCCGCCTTACTGTTGATGATTTCTTGAATTTAATATGA
- a CDS encoding trypsin-like peptidase domain-containing protein has protein sequence MPQYFTREEIIPCVVHLKQKRVKKIELEGKEAELWLKKQGEKDPEPLYEYVSGTAFILASDDQKLFLVTAEHVAREMSSSALVILKGEKGNSVQLNIKDLGKFKDPLPWCVHPEADVAVLPLTPSQNVMIKFLSGRFLPKSLLSNEKQAPSRDTPLTVIGFFPELGSSGTFSPLTKQTFAASDLVSFPRADNKKVTTFFVLEDPSIGGYSGGPVFDVSVYKLGQMTTTGEGTRLLGLIHGTLSDKTGGKLAAVVPSFFILETIKLALSKE, from the coding sequence ATGCCACAATACTTTACGAGAGAGGAAATCATTCCTTGCGTTGTTCACCTGAAGCAGAAACGTGTCAAAAAAATTGAGTTGGAAGGTAAAGAAGCAGAACTTTGGCTTAAAAAACAAGGTGAAAAAGATCCTGAGCCACTTTATGAATATGTAAGTGGAACTGCGTTTATCCTTGCCTCCGATGATCAGAAACTATTTTTAGTTACTGCGGAGCATGTGGCTCGGGAAATGAGTTCTTCAGCATTGGTTATTCTAAAGGGTGAAAAAGGAAATTCTGTTCAACTAAATATCAAAGATCTTGGAAAATTCAAGGACCCATTGCCTTGGTGTGTTCATCCAGAGGCAGATGTAGCTGTCTTACCACTTACACCAAGTCAAAATGTTATGATTAAATTTTTATCAGGTCGCTTCCTCCCTAAATCGCTACTTTCGAATGAAAAACAAGCACCATCTAGGGATACTCCACTCACCGTGATTGGTTTCTTTCCAGAATTGGGTTCGAGTGGTACGTTTTCTCCTTTAACAAAGCAGACATTTGCAGCGAGTGATCTAGTTTCTTTCCCACGAGCAGATAATAAAAAGGTGACCACCTTCTTCGTATTAGAAGATCCTAGTATTGGAGGATATAGTGGGGGGCCGGTGTTTGATGTGTCAGTTTATAAGCTGGGTCAAATGACAACTACTGGTGAAGGAACTCGTTTACTTGGACTAATTCATGGAACACTATCAGATAAAACAGGTGGCAAATTAGCAGCAGTAGTCCCGAGCTTTTTCATCTTAGAAACTATTAAATTGGCATTGTCAAAAGAATAA